In a genomic window of Dissulfuribacter thermophilus:
- the fabG gene encoding 3-oxoacyl-[acyl-carrier-protein] reductase translates to MFDLKGKNALVTGGSRGIGRAISMALAKSGAKVFINYAKNEASALEVKEEIESLGNEAVIVGFDVGDRDAAAKAIGEIIESHGPIHILVNNAGITRDSLFMRMKAEDIDEVLRVNLIGAISCTKAVLQPMLKERWGRIINIGSVVGTMGNIGQANYCASKAGLEGFTKAVAREVATRGITCNVIAPGFIETDMTSGLSEKIKDSILSQIPMGRMGSPEDVANACVFLASPEASYITGHVLHVNGGMLCA, encoded by the coding sequence ATGTTTGATCTTAAGGGGAAAAATGCCCTAGTAACTGGTGGCTCAAGAGGTATTGGACGAGCCATTTCCATGGCACTTGCCAAATCTGGGGCAAAGGTTTTTATAAATTATGCTAAAAACGAGGCCTCTGCCCTTGAAGTGAAAGAGGAGATTGAAAGTTTAGGGAATGAGGCAGTCATTGTTGGTTTTGACGTAGGTGATAGGGACGCTGCAGCTAAAGCCATTGGTGAGATTATAGAATCTCATGGCCCAATCCACATACTGGTAAATAATGCCGGAATTACTCGTGATAGCCTCTTTATGCGTATGAAGGCAGAGGACATTGATGAGGTACTTAGGGTCAATCTCATTGGCGCAATATCCTGTACAAAAGCGGTGCTTCAGCCCATGCTTAAGGAACGTTGGGGGAGGATCATAAATATAGGTTCTGTAGTTGGAACTATGGGCAACATAGGGCAGGCAAACTATTGCGCATCCAAAGCAGGGCTTGAAGGTTTTACAAAGGCGGTGGCAAGAGAGGTGGCCACGAGAGGGATTACATGTAATGTAATTGCCCCTGGCTTCATAGAAACCGACATGACAAGTGGACTTTCTGAAAAGATTAAGGACAGTATTCTCTCACAGATACCCATGGGGCGAATGGGAAGCCCGGAAGATGTAGCCAATGCATGTGTCTTCCTTGCTTCTCCTGAGGCATCATATATTACTGGCCACGTACTTCATGTTAATGGAGGAATGCTTTGTGCCTGA
- a CDS encoding electron transfer flavoprotein subunit alpha/FixB family protein gives MQGGIWIVGEIRENNIDPVTFELLTKGRQLSEELGEELACIIIGPKVKGVEDELFRYGAKQVIVIEDEVLSPFCETLYGEIIAHYARDREPSIILAGATERAKAFMPVCATCLETGLTANCMDLSIDPDSKALLQTRPAYGGNLMATIVCKDRRPQMATVRSGVFKAVPLDENASGRVEELSIPDELRKNPFVLESFKPLEEAEDVPDYKGAEVVIAAGRGVAEPEQIKKLKELSQLLGGVLGATRPVTDMGLLPHHAQIGQTGQIVSPTLYMGFGISGAAPHTIGIQGTKIIVAINKDPDAPIFKFANYGIVGNAEEIIDCLLEELRTLRGGQA, from the coding sequence ATGCAAGGTGGAATCTGGATTGTCGGAGAGATTCGGGAAAATAATATCGACCCCGTAACATTTGAACTCCTGACTAAGGGAAGACAACTTAGTGAGGAGCTTGGAGAGGAACTAGCGTGTATAATTATAGGGCCAAAGGTCAAAGGGGTTGAAGATGAACTTTTTCGTTATGGGGCCAAACAGGTAATTGTCATTGAAGATGAGGTCCTATCCCCATTTTGTGAAACCCTTTATGGAGAGATTATAGCTCATTATGCAAGGGATAGAGAGCCCTCTATAATCCTTGCAGGGGCAACTGAGAGGGCAAAGGCATTTATGCCTGTCTGTGCCACCTGTCTTGAGACGGGTCTTACTGCAAACTGCATGGATCTTTCCATTGATCCAGATTCAAAGGCCCTTTTACAAACAAGGCCTGCCTATGGCGGAAATTTAATGGCAACTATTGTCTGTAAAGACAGACGACCCCAGATGGCTACAGTGAGGTCAGGGGTCTTTAAGGCTGTACCATTGGATGAAAATGCTTCAGGGAGAGTGGAAGAACTCTCAATTCCAGATGAACTCAGAAAAAATCCGTTTGTATTGGAGTCCTTTAAACCACTAGAAGAAGCAGAAGACGTCCCAGATTATAAAGGTGCAGAAGTTGTCATAGCTGCTGGCAGGGGAGTGGCAGAACCTGAGCAGATAAAAAAATTAAAGGAGCTTTCCCAGCTTTTAGGCGGAGTCCTCGGGGCAACACGCCCTGTAACAGACATGGGACTCTTGCCGCATCATGCCCAGATTGGTCAAACTGGTCAGATTGTAAGTCCCACACTTTACATGGGATTTGGAATATCTGGAGCAGCACCGCACACTATAGGTATCCAGGGAACCAAGATCATTGTTGCAATAAATAAGGACCCAGATGCCCCTATATTTAAATTCGCCAATTATGGTATTGTGGGTAATGCTGAGGAAATTATTGATTGCCTATTGGAAGAGCTTAGGACTCTAAGAGGAGGACAGGCCTAG
- a CDS encoding electron transfer flavoprotein subunit beta/FixA family protein, with product MNIICCIKQVPSTDSVRFDREKGTLIREGVTSEINPYDLFALEAGVALKEQCGGELTVLTMGPPQAEEALREAISRGADNGVLLSDRAFAGSDTLATSYILAKAIEKLGTWDLVLCGKQTTDGDTAQVGPGLAQRLGVPCATCVESIELIEEGKVRINRRLEEGTYTLACQLPMVMTIEMGANSPRIPSLRGKMRAKKAEIPCLTAESIGVDQVKIGLNGSPTRVSSTYVPEFSGKHELLQGSPKEQVDALIGILREAGIL from the coding sequence ATGAATATTATTTGCTGTATAAAGCAGGTTCCATCAACTGATTCCGTGAGATTCGACCGGGAGAAGGGAACTCTTATAAGAGAGGGAGTGACATCTGAGATCAATCCCTACGATCTATTTGCCCTTGAAGCAGGGGTTGCCTTGAAAGAGCAGTGTGGAGGAGAGCTCACAGTGCTGACCATGGGGCCTCCTCAGGCAGAAGAGGCATTGAGGGAAGCGATTTCAAGGGGAGCTGATAACGGTGTTCTCCTTTCAGATAGGGCATTTGCTGGTTCTGATACCCTTGCAACTTCTTATATCCTTGCAAAGGCCATAGAAAAGCTTGGCACATGGGACTTGGTATTATGTGGGAAGCAGACAACCGATGGTGATACCGCTCAGGTAGGGCCAGGTCTTGCCCAAAGGTTGGGCGTGCCGTGCGCCACGTGTGTAGAGTCAATAGAACTGATTGAAGAAGGAAAGGTCAGAATCAATAGAAGGCTTGAGGAAGGTACCTATACCCTTGCCTGTCAGCTTCCTATGGTCATGACAATAGAAATGGGGGCGAATAGTCCAAGAATACCCAGCCTCAGGGGAAAAATGCGTGCAAAGAAGGCAGAGATCCCCTGTTTAACTGCTGAAAGTATTGGTGTGGATCAGGTAAAAATTGGTTTAAATGGCTCTCCTACAAGGGTTTCGTCTACCTATGTGCCAGAATTTAGCGGAAAGCACGAACTTCTTCAGGGATCACCCAAGGAACAAGTAGATGCCCTTATTGGCATTTTGAGAGAGGCAGGAATTTTATGA
- a CDS encoding beta-ketoacyl-ACP synthase III, which produces MMASIIIGTGSKIPEKVIHNKDLERFVNTSDEWIRTRTGIVERHIAGEGETNSGLATEAARRALEMAGLSPEEIDLVIVATLTPDMQMPSVACLVQNALGAKNAGAFDLSATCSGFLYGLTIADQFIRHKPSQKILVIGSEVLSKRVNWQDRSTCVLFGDGAGAVVLTGTSEDRGIVSTHLHADGSLWELLNIKGLGTKYPVTPEILEKGYQFIEMNGREVFKHAVRALESVTMEALEGAGWRGEEIDLFVPHQANMRIIEHLRNRLGLSREKVFINIDKYGNTSAASIPIALDEANRAGLLEPGSKVLMVAFGGGFTWGSVAMKW; this is translated from the coding sequence ATTATGGCTAGTATAATAATAGGAACTGGTTCAAAGATTCCTGAAAAGGTTATTCATAACAAGGACCTCGAGAGATTTGTCAATACTAGCGACGAATGGATTAGGACAAGGACTGGTATTGTTGAGCGACATATAGCTGGAGAGGGAGAGACAAATTCAGGTCTCGCCACTGAGGCTGCTAGAAGGGCCCTGGAGATGGCTGGGCTCTCTCCAGAAGAGATAGATCTTGTAATTGTAGCTACTCTTACTCCTGACATGCAAATGCCAAGTGTAGCATGTCTTGTGCAAAACGCGCTTGGCGCTAAAAATGCAGGTGCCTTTGATCTTTCAGCGACCTGTTCAGGGTTTCTATATGGTCTCACGATTGCTGATCAGTTTATTCGACATAAGCCTTCGCAAAAGATACTTGTAATTGGTAGCGAGGTGCTTTCCAAGAGGGTTAATTGGCAGGATAGATCCACGTGTGTCCTGTTTGGGGACGGTGCTGGTGCTGTGGTTCTTACAGGGACTTCGGAGGACAGAGGCATAGTTTCAACTCATCTCCACGCTGATGGTTCCCTCTGGGAACTCTTGAATATAAAGGGCCTTGGGACAAAATACCCTGTTACCCCTGAGATATTGGAAAAGGGGTATCAGTTTATTGAGATGAATGGAAGAGAGGTCTTTAAGCATGCTGTGAGGGCCCTCGAGTCTGTGACAATGGAGGCCCTAGAGGGAGCTGGTTGGAGGGGCGAAGAAATAGACCTATTTGTGCCGCACCAGGCAAATATGAGGATAATAGAGCACCTTCGAAATAGGCTTGGCCTATCCAGGGAAAAGGTCTTTATCAATATAGACAAGTATGGTAATACCTCCGCAGCAAGTATTCCTATAGCACTTGATGAAGCTAACAGAGCAGGTCTTCTTGAGCCGGGTTCAAAGGTGCTGATGGTGGCCTTTGGAGGCGGCTTTACATGGGGATCTGTGGCGATGAAATGGTGA
- the plsX gene encoding phosphate acyltransferase PlsX yields MPVAVDAMGGDHGPQVLVEGAILAAKEFGVESILVGDEAILRKALEESGEQGLPIGIKHASQVVEMDEAPSEALRKKKNSTIKVAFELVKEGNASSVVSAGNSGATMASALVTLGRIKGVRPAIATVMPTLKEPVVMIDVGANVDCKPIHLYQFAVMGNVFAREHLKKPNPRIGLLSIGEEDTKGNVQVKKAYDMLVESGLNFVGNVEGREVFKGDVDVIVCDGFVGNICLKLSEGLAESILQMLKQEIEGSLVASMGYALAKKAFKKFRKKVDYAEYGGAPLLGINGIAIICHGRSKARAIKNAIKVANDLSDVNLNLLLERSL; encoded by the coding sequence ATGCCTGTGGCAGTAGATGCCATGGGAGGCGACCATGGGCCTCAAGTCCTCGTAGAAGGGGCTATTCTTGCAGCCAAGGAGTTTGGTGTCGAGTCAATACTTGTAGGTGACGAGGCGATTTTGAGAAAGGCCCTAGAGGAAAGTGGAGAGCAGGGTCTTCCCATTGGGATTAAACATGCAAGCCAGGTAGTGGAAATGGATGAGGCCCCTTCAGAGGCCCTTAGGAAGAAAAAGAATTCCACCATCAAGGTCGCCTTCGAACTTGTAAAAGAGGGAAATGCCTCTTCGGTTGTGAGTGCTGGCAACTCTGGAGCCACTATGGCGTCGGCCTTGGTGACCCTGGGGCGTATTAAGGGAGTGAGGCCAGCAATCGCAACGGTAATGCCTACTCTCAAAGAACCCGTAGTAATGATCGATGTCGGGGCAAACGTGGACTGTAAGCCCATTCATCTCTATCAATTTGCAGTTATGGGTAATGTCTTTGCCCGGGAACACTTGAAAAAGCCTAATCCCAGGATTGGGCTTTTGAGTATTGGTGAAGAAGATACCAAGGGCAATGTCCAGGTAAAAAAGGCCTACGACATGCTAGTAGAAAGTGGATTAAACTTTGTGGGCAACGTTGAAGGGCGAGAAGTCTTTAAGGGCGATGTTGATGTCATTGTCTGTGATGGGTTTGTAGGCAATATCTGTTTAAAGCTCAGTGAAGGGCTTGCAGAGAGTATTCTCCAGATGTTGAAGCAAGAGATCGAGGGGAGTCTGGTTGCCTCAATGGGCTATGCCCTTGCAAAAAAGGCCTTTAAGAAGTTTAGAAAGAAGGTGGACTACGCAGAATATGGTGGCGCTCCACTGTTGGGAATTAATGGTATTGCAATAATCTGTCATGGAAGGTCTAAGGCCAGGGCAATAAAGAATGCAATTAAAGTGGCAAATGACCTTTCTGACGTAAATTTGAACCTATTACTTGAGAGATCTTTATAA
- the acpP gene encoding acyl carrier protein — MSIEEKMVEIIAKQLSVDKSKVVPEASFVDDLGADSLDLVELVMAMEEEFGMEIADEDAEKLQTVQDAINYVKEKQQG, encoded by the coding sequence ATGAGTATTGAAGAAAAAATGGTGGAAATAATTGCCAAGCAGTTAAGCGTTGATAAGTCAAAGGTTGTACCAGAGGCATCTTTTGTTGATGATCTTGGTGCTGATTCCCTGGACTTGGTGGAGCTTGTAATGGCAATGGAAGAGGAGTTTGGCATGGAGATTGCCGACGAAGATGCGGAAAAGCTCCAGACTGTTCAGGATGCAATTAATTACGTAAAGGAAAAACAACAGGGATAG